One genomic region from Candidatus Mesenet endosymbiont of Agriotes lineatus encodes:
- a CDS encoding ankyrin repeat domain-containing protein — protein MTIDFSNTSNADHSSVSKADMVESAFDGAVHSEVSSVEQKSILFDTMHPSSQLSRQKRQYDPSDINIAKLFTAIREHKTGNPPKDKIAKIKRLLTQIRNINDVDANDHNNTPLHVAVSKGHHDIVDLLLKVPNININIKNKQGNTPLDLANDLSSSHANKKDIIIQLEARRAQPGSSDSLQPMPTPANRVVLLKTWYTEEQLRNYPNLLFLFDDNDNAKYRMDRTNPGGGGQASVTRPTGAGKQPYDRLPNNGGINGNAIGITTTFCGGYTPNINEFKALMDKEFAPIETWVKKGGFVAIPCSNNDKPSLGTGIAGLESKILGALDYIQSKVDKLVTLGKNVIQDPQDEDFNTLKQELHETLLAERQSYQSKGLAGYLGSSTGQRMDVDQPSNSGKQQSSVLKLPENFEIGKAITNGDCFFDSFRQGLEQLGIKVSVEQLRGICKEFAQNNPLKWFIDAIANSRNQDNSVRSEIPSKYAENIMDHNRWGDPDIEGRILCQKYSVELHVGEDHPNVGWIHQIIDGTGSRSISEDEVDYDAVNTIHIVNGGRNHFEPILRSDNQQSRIPRPNPDGDLNPNRSRLGQLPPPQSNARETYRASGLKHSLHGNIYQLKLLMLFLNRGLKEGYDFRLATEWDDAEKFDDLVFKYTDQGQDKYRFLQAKHKQDESKKIGIGDLFTEQKGGGEFELTKYFLSYLKIKNNPIFQGGDLVDFIICTNIGFDLDNSSPTQLKVIKSGKNKGKKISVEEIKGNDVFFKDGGQRYQLKDSQGDLATHLKQSEEIKKQNMQNIDVEINNFLEKLVFAVAQPNEIELSKIIGKELGEEFNLIDADLVIDNFQKEMLNWMKEKGPKGKEGRFLTSEDGKEFFGFAKQKVSKLKIAGPTSGYSEKLKRYNIKFKPDKLTEVESFLGQSQKQILNLKFQHDTRLSAIKVNQAVENHNSYKAEDSYIFLSLGGLLRLKDKALNAFKAQNTGNLLVIECKSNGADDIQALSSELIRIATNTPNKKIILITQDDNALANAFKNDGQIGNKYDEKSDDIGGLSDLTPESQKKMLDKTVNFQGNDTPLGKLINDNQKNLVDGEVLAQLVDGEEIKIGNTVPGLTGIDKECYIERTFGKGEEHNIRSITDKVAIIAAKPGMGKSVVLTHLAEQEKISDPSLWVVKINLIEHVQALNTEIFDNYNKEKAINFLSRIIGLNTPLEKELFQNRFNQQDKVALFFNGFDEVSLTYKDKVIKLLTILKETQVKKLWVTTRTHMCDKLENALGVSSYELKPLSRNEQKEFLKKFFGSNLETQSISVDEGRLEICTQTFLNAFANDLSLGQDFTAVPLQLKMVAEYLQDNFKKFYDSDKNIFSLPDNFNLIDLYEKFIKCKFDKYSRKQESHKNPSDRLSFNEFFKQRQLLALDVLFEEELNNLLSKKQIDKIESLKEQMKEGNGYVGVIDSIVDEKPNFTHLTFAEYLAAQKLFNMFTRQQEKIDSDYDKEYIEGLKSKQETLREFLLEHFLLQDNIIGVKQFFDNIAAKDSILHTTFLSDTNKVKGMLSDPDININTQDALGRTILHLAASWKDVDFIKILIANSNTDLTKKDNLFELAPINYSNDVIVIEKILEKILNPNYVEIRVVEDMMLSDNLIQKDTFFNKIIQEECITLLKNIVYKYPVVINYRFESEFENGDSILHRAIRFSTIEIITYLISNDADPNAVNNEEMTPIDLALQGLHKDESKFKKIVELIARAMAGNNDERYGEIIRESALKRKNQIQLTSEEIINIFFPNDEPSAKRRRLENPSCSKNRKKRAVGMKCVDSRDEEEIDKVEKRKLIQEIFRSREMKEMLSKIMSMLKKYGIANDNNVQQYKELLEVSSRISSNQATDSDIQEFSTKIKALGFINSEAEDAIKEIQEKNIEGIREVIGRPGVLENINKRVSWVIRGQMYGNIIGNIADGNVEGALAGSAVIAGDYAFGKVTGIAPVTWYFMVKSLADDIEKLKAGEDVAVEIALDSTVLAGSFLQSAAPMLASEYAIELGPEAEILVGAAMAIKIVYVAVKDVMHEKETIHLTGEQTVEAIVRRILNLSPSKQERELIEEEAANNILAKEGLNFLMQHPEIKSYVFSTGMPEKYDCKKRTVPLPGSKCNANAGKCMEEIEECKTRIKEEMNSIVLLSSKRSNVMWSRARINNPYLGGEERCVTQMVPRSDCNSNAMSQSCLEPKKYCKIINQNVGELFCHPGKLGEARNRRDLSGAGAAYRELHISNDNREDPHYERVSHPAYYCGNAIGLSYVQDRTGNYTLINLGDSDDKAIGFLDSPNIFLIGNGNKTFFGGNKDDVFILRNNGITGTLNGGGGNNTLDLTNFAPNEHETIILNYIDPEVGEMVYKRSDQKFFTIKNMHTILGREKKKDRILPSCNVKVIDGQGGESDSNPDEIIIHSCILREPLQIVVKPYTKVHNDDIFNNFSHIIPVGRGNVHINMTGESGFRSSNTKHEFFFGYTLSDLMNIVTSNTRNTYNYVANCMIRNIALSFLSPKTGRNFANERSNTTIVGISDDDTPYLQDNAIVKIDRYENVYVIQNADKSVDEVVRSYPQIADRLNATITVKSGNQCIVVGHGAHEIFYSNPTCENHLIGNGGENTYVIASPSEQQSNNIPKVNVYNVNEKNSVDSLDLHNAIKASEKYLTKKYNDSLSAIEISHNADVFQDENNLLILLKVKIIELESKGFRNSNVIIGPYEKSIITVKLVNGTQWYQKLHVYLNDTIPMQLESTGENWKLSPILNLEGVKVIPIDIFRYYKPNNEQGLQIYHNQPQNKHQIGIVDLKDKSILNCDMRVIGSSLTLSFKGSTIVKVENWLGSPEAREMIFTFSDALISNAKCVISICDPHDIIAEFKQEKSKVSNLENTTPHPIRRRRHKHHHRGNNRHRRAVEVEDVTNAKGSLERAEILAAKSSGTKPKSWINEGVVWMKESITNAYETTMDVISGLFSKDKTSQKMESATRFEDIKTWNKENNEPFNGNVEEETSQNVVGFYDAVLGKLNKEDLKRIEDLCEEIKANFEPYKDSDIYTCLRNVAELIKDKCNIDNDYLNNLCANKLLESMKEQTDNVKRYNMQKQGEYIRNLYDQDRNIILLTYLLGWYNKIKSKDEEDIHDEIREVAYRVLKEVKACETITELSIPIVITEDDIYTATLGKMIISGNIQKNQIVETLFCSLENLIEIKLKEDKNKEESSKIKEFMETYKTNVIIALGTVADNIINYYNAKFSGEEKYYYNKPCTAIKPNSTLEEIQSAYETVLSNVPSDRDIVLPKLFGNSLSLIDTNKPTSSLHDISVMSSNITQVRSF, from the coding sequence ATGACAATTGATTTTAGCAATACTTCTAATGCAGATCATAGTTCAGTTTCAAAAGCTGATATGGTGGAAAGTGCCTTTGATGGGGCTGTGCATTCTGAAGTAAGTAGTGTAGAGCAAAAATCTATATTATTCGATACTATGCACCCTTCTAGTCAGCTTAGTAGACAGAAGCGACAATATGATCCTAGCGATATTAATATTGCCAAGCTATTTACTGCAATTAGGGAACACAAAACAGGCAATCCCCCAAAAGATAAAATAGCAAAAATTAAAAGATTGCTTACTCAAATACGCAATATTAATGATGTTGACGCTAATGATCACAATAATACACCACTACATGTTGCAGTTTCTAAAGGACATCATGACATAGTTGACCTTCTTCTAAAAGTACCTAACATAAATATCAATATTAAAAATAAACAAGGTAATACACCGCTTGATCTAGCTAACGATTTAAGTAGCAGTCATGCTAATAAGAAAGACATCATCATTCAACTAGAAGCTCGACGGGCTCAACCAGGATCAAGTGATAGTTTGCAGCCTATGCCAACACCAGCAAATAGAGTTGTGCTATTGAAAACTTGGTATACTGAAGAACAATTACGAAATTATCCCAATCTGTTATTCTTATTTGATGATAACGATAATGCAAAGTATAGAATGGATAGAACTAATCCTGGAGGTGGAGGACAGGCTTCAGTCACAAGACCGACAGGAGCAGGAAAACAACCATACGATAGATTACCGAACAATGGTGGAATTAATGGAAATGCAATAGGAATAACTACTACTTTCTGTGGTGGGTATACACCTAATATAAATGAATTTAAAGCTCTGATGGATAAGGAATTTGCACCTATTGAGACGTGGGTAAAGAAAGGTGGATTTGTTGCAATACCGTGCAGCAATAATGATAAACCTAGTCTAGGTACTGGGATAGCTGGATTAGAAAGTAAAATTCTAGGTGCTCTAGACTATATACAATCTAAAGTAGATAAGTTAGTAACATTAGGGAAAAACGTGATACAAGATCCTCAAGATGAAGATTTCAATACTTTAAAACAAGAATTACATGAAACTCTATTAGCAGAGCGCCAGTCTTATCAGTCAAAGGGATTGGCAGGATATTTAGGTTCTAGTACTGGACAGCGAATGGATGTAGATCAACCTTCTAATTCTGGTAAACAGCAGTCTTCTGTGCTTAAGTTACCAGAGAATTTTGAGATAGGGAAAGCAATAACAAATGGGGATTGCTTCTTTGATTCGTTTAGACAGGGACTAGAACAATTAGGAATAAAAGTTAGTGTTGAGCAATTACGGGGAATTTGTAAAGAGTTTGCACAAAATAATCCACTAAAATGGTTCATAGATGCTATTGCTAATAGTCGTAATCAAGATAATTCGGTACGTAGCGAAATCCCTAGTAAATATGCAGAAAATATTATGGATCACAACAGATGGGGAGATCCTGACATTGAAGGTAGAATTCTTTGTCAAAAATATAGTGTAGAATTGCATGTTGGTGAAGACCACCCTAACGTAGGATGGATACACCAAATCATAGATGGTACAGGTTCTAGGTCTATCAGTGAGGATGAGGTTGATTATGATGCAGTCAATACAATACACATAGTAAATGGTGGCCGTAATCATTTTGAACCGATACTCAGATCAGATAATCAACAATCAAGAATACCAAGACCTAATCCCGATGGTGATCTAAATCCAAACCGGTCAAGGCTTGGTCAATTGCCACCCCCACAGTCTAATGCACGTGAAACTTACCGAGCATCTGGGCTCAAGCACAGCTTACACGGTAATATTTATCAATTAAAACTGCTAATGCTCTTCCTGAACCGTGGACTAAAAGAGGGATATGATTTTCGTTTAGCAACAGAATGGGATGATGCTGAAAAATTTGATGATTTGGTGTTTAAATATACTGATCAAGGTCAGGACAAATATCGTTTCTTACAAGCTAAACATAAACAGGATGAATCTAAAAAGATCGGAATAGGAGATTTATTTACAGAACAGAAAGGTGGTGGTGAATTTGAGTTGACAAAGTATTTTCTTTCTTATTTAAAAATCAAGAATAATCCTATTTTCCAAGGTGGTGACTTAGTAGATTTTATCATCTGTACTAATATTGGTTTTGATCTAGACAATTCATCACCAACTCAACTTAAAGTGATAAAATCTGGAAAGAACAAAGGGAAGAAAATTTCAGTTGAAGAAATTAAGGGTAATGATGTTTTTTTTAAAGATGGTGGTCAAAGATATCAATTAAAAGATAGTCAAGGCGACTTGGCTACGCATTTAAAACAAAGCGAAGAAATAAAAAAGCAGAACATGCAAAATATAGATGTAGAGATAAATAACTTTCTTGAAAAGCTGGTATTTGCGGTAGCTCAACCTAATGAGATTGAACTAAGTAAGATTATTGGTAAGGAACTAGGTGAAGAGTTCAATCTGATTGATGCTGATCTTGTAATAGATAATTTTCAGAAAGAAATGTTAAATTGGATGAAAGAGAAAGGGCCAAAAGGAAAAGAGGGTAGGTTCCTTACATCTGAAGATGGTAAAGAATTCTTTGGTTTTGCAAAACAAAAGGTGAGTAAATTAAAAATAGCCGGACCAACATCTGGATATAGTGAGAAACTAAAGCGGTATAATATTAAGTTTAAACCTGATAAATTAACAGAGGTTGAGTCTTTTTTAGGCCAGAGTCAAAAGCAGATTTTAAATCTTAAGTTTCAGCATGATACTAGATTAAGTGCAATTAAAGTAAATCAGGCTGTAGAAAACCATAATTCATATAAAGCTGAAGATAGTTATATCTTTTTGTCTTTAGGTGGCTTGTTACGGTTAAAAGATAAAGCATTAAATGCTTTTAAAGCACAAAATACAGGAAATTTATTAGTAATTGAATGTAAAAGTAATGGAGCAGATGATATACAAGCCTTATCTTCAGAGCTAATAAGAATTGCAACAAATACTCCAAATAAAAAAATCATCTTAATTACCCAAGATGATAATGCTTTGGCTAATGCGTTTAAAAATGATGGTCAAATAGGCAACAAATATGACGAAAAATCTGATGATATTGGTGGCTTATCTGATCTTACACCAGAGTCACAAAAGAAAATGTTAGACAAGACAGTCAATTTTCAAGGCAATGATACACCTTTGGGTAAATTGATAAATGATAATCAAAAAAATTTAGTTGATGGAGAAGTATTAGCTCAATTGGTTGATGGTGAGGAAATAAAAATAGGCAATACTGTTCCTGGGTTAACTGGTATAGATAAAGAGTGTTATATAGAACGTACGTTTGGTAAGGGAGAAGAACATAATATAAGGAGTATTACTGATAAAGTAGCAATCATAGCTGCTAAGCCTGGTATGGGTAAGTCGGTAGTATTAACTCATTTAGCAGAGCAAGAGAAAATAAGCGATCCATCTTTGTGGGTTGTTAAAATTAATCTAATTGAACATGTACAAGCACTAAATACAGAGATTTTTGATAATTATAATAAGGAAAAGGCAATTAACTTCTTATCAAGGATAATCGGGTTAAACACTCCTTTAGAGAAGGAATTATTTCAAAATAGGTTTAATCAACAAGATAAAGTTGCATTGTTTTTTAATGGATTTGACGAAGTTAGCCTTACTTATAAGGATAAAGTCATCAAGTTGCTTACTATTCTAAAAGAGACTCAAGTAAAGAAATTGTGGGTCACAACTCGCACACATATGTGTGATAAGCTAGAAAATGCATTAGGTGTGTCTTCATATGAATTGAAGCCCTTATCTAGAAATGAACAAAAGGAGTTTTTAAAGAAGTTCTTTGGAAGTAATTTAGAAACTCAATCTATATCTGTAGACGAAGGACGTTTAGAGATCTGTACTCAAACATTCCTTAATGCTTTTGCTAATGATTTAAGTCTTGGTCAAGATTTTACAGCTGTACCACTACAACTTAAAATGGTTGCTGAATATTTACAAGATAATTTTAAAAAATTTTACGATAGCGATAAAAATATTTTTTCACTACCTGACAATTTTAATTTGATTGATCTATATGAAAAGTTTATTAAGTGCAAATTCGATAAGTATTCCAGGAAGCAAGAAAGTCATAAAAATCCAAGTGATAGGTTGTCGTTTAACGAGTTCTTTAAACAGCGTCAGTTATTAGCTCTTGATGTACTATTTGAAGAAGAATTAAACAACTTACTTTCCAAAAAACAAATTGATAAGATAGAATCTTTAAAAGAGCAAATGAAAGAAGGAAATGGTTATGTTGGGGTAATTGATAGCATTGTTGATGAAAAGCCAAACTTTACTCACTTAACTTTTGCTGAATATCTTGCTGCTCAGAAGCTTTTTAATATGTTCACAAGGCAACAAGAAAAGATAGATAGTGATTATGATAAAGAATACATTGAAGGGCTAAAATCAAAACAAGAGACATTACGTGAATTTTTATTAGAACATTTTCTTCTACAAGATAATATAATAGGAGTTAAACAATTCTTTGATAATATTGCAGCTAAAGACTCTATTCTACATACCACTTTTTTAAGTGATACTAACAAAGTAAAAGGTATGTTGAGTGATCCAGATATTAATATTAATACCCAAGATGCACTTGGTAGAACAATTTTGCATTTAGCTGCTAGTTGGAAAGATGTTGATTTTATCAAGATCTTAATAGCGAACTCCAACACAGATCTCACCAAAAAAGATAACTTATTTGAATTAGCCCCTATAAATTATTCTAATGACGTTATAGTGATTGAAAAGATTTTAGAAAAAATACTTAATCCTAACTATGTTGAGATACGAGTGGTTGAAGATATGATGTTGTCTGATAATCTTATACAAAAAGATACTTTTTTTAATAAAATTATTCAAGAAGAATGCATAACATTATTAAAAAACATTGTGTATAAATATCCTGTTGTAATAAATTATCGATTTGAAAGTGAATTTGAAAATGGTGATAGTATTTTACATCGTGCTATTCGATTCTCTACAATAGAAATAATTACTTATCTAATAAGTAATGATGCTGATCCTAATGCTGTCAACAATGAAGAGATGACTCCTATAGATTTAGCTCTGCAGGGGTTACATAAAGATGAATCAAAATTCAAAAAAATAGTAGAATTAATTGCTAGAGCAATGGCAGGTAATAATGATGAGAGATATGGAGAAATTATACGCGAAAGTGCTTTAAAACGAAAAAACCAGATCCAACTAACTAGTGAAGAGATTATAAATATATTTTTCCCTAACGATGAACCATCAGCTAAGAGAAGGAGATTAGAAAACCCAAGCTGTTCAAAGAATAGAAAAAAGCGAGCAGTAGGCATGAAGTGTGTTGACTCACGTGATGAGGAGGAGATTGATAAGGTAGAAAAAAGAAAACTTATACAGGAGATTTTTAGATCTAGAGAAATGAAAGAAATGTTGAGTAAAATTATGAGCATGTTAAAAAAGTATGGCATAGCTAATGACAACAATGTTCAACAATATAAAGAATTGTTAGAAGTTTCTTCAAGAATATCTAGTAATCAAGCTACAGATTCAGATATACAAGAATTCTCTACTAAGATAAAAGCTTTAGGTTTTATAAATTCAGAAGCAGAAGATGCTATTAAAGAAATTCAAGAAAAAAATATAGAAGGAATAAGAGAGGTTATTGGTAGACCAGGAGTATTAGAAAATATAAATAAAAGGGTAAGCTGGGTTATACGCGGTCAAATGTATGGTAATATTATTGGTAATATTGCAGATGGCAACGTTGAAGGTGCATTGGCAGGATCAGCAGTAATAGCAGGTGATTATGCATTTGGTAAGGTAACTGGTATTGCTCCTGTAACTTGGTATTTTATGGTAAAGAGTTTGGCGGATGATATTGAAAAACTTAAAGCTGGTGAAGATGTTGCAGTTGAAATTGCACTTGATAGTACAGTTTTAGCGGGATCTTTTTTGCAAAGCGCTGCGCCAATGCTTGCATCTGAGTACGCAATTGAGCTTGGACCTGAAGCGGAAATATTGGTAGGAGCTGCAATGGCTATTAAAATAGTTTATGTTGCAGTAAAAGATGTCATGCATGAGAAAGAAACAATTCATCTAACAGGAGAACAAACTGTTGAGGCAATAGTAAGGAGAATTTTGAATTTATCTCCTTCAAAACAAGAGCGAGAATTAATCGAAGAAGAAGCAGCTAATAATATATTGGCAAAAGAGGGCCTAAATTTTTTAATGCAGCATCCAGAGATAAAAAGTTATGTTTTCTCTACTGGCATGCCTGAAAAATATGATTGTAAAAAACGTACAGTACCATTACCGGGTAGTAAGTGCAATGCAAATGCGGGTAAATGTATGGAAGAGATAGAAGAGTGCAAAACTCGAATAAAGGAGGAAATGAATAGTATAGTACTTTTGAGTAGCAAAAGAAGCAATGTCATGTGGAGTAGAGCACGTATAAATAATCCTTATTTAGGGGGTGAAGAGCGTTGCGTTACTCAAATGGTACCAAGATCTGATTGTAATTCCAATGCGATGTCACAATCATGTTTAGAACCTAAAAAGTATTGCAAAATCATAAATCAAAACGTTGGTGAACTATTTTGTCATCCAGGTAAGCTTGGTGAAGCAAGAAATCGTCGTGATCTCAGTGGAGCTGGTGCAGCATATAGAGAATTGCACATTAGCAATGATAACAGAGAGGATCCTCATTATGAACGTGTTTCTCATCCAGCTTACTACTGCGGTAATGCAATAGGTTTATCTTATGTGCAAGATAGAACAGGAAATTATACTTTAATTAATTTAGGTGATAGTGATGATAAAGCTATTGGGTTTTTGGATAGTCCTAACATCTTCCTAATTGGTAATGGAAATAAAACCTTTTTTGGAGGAAACAAGGATGATGTATTTATTTTAAGAAATAACGGGATCACGGGAACATTAAATGGTGGTGGTGGAAATAACACCTTGGACTTAACTAATTTTGCTCCAAATGAGCATGAGACAATTATATTAAACTATATAGACCCAGAAGTAGGAGAAATGGTATATAAGAGATCTGATCAGAAATTCTTTACAATAAAAAATATGCATACAATTTTAGGTAGGGAAAAGAAAAAAGACAGAATATTGCCTAGTTGCAATGTAAAGGTCATAGATGGCCAAGGTGGAGAGAGTGACAGCAATCCTGATGAGATTATTATACACTCATGTATACTTAGAGAACCATTACAAATAGTGGTAAAACCTTATACTAAAGTACATAATGATGATATTTTTAACAATTTTAGCCATATTATTCCTGTAGGTAGAGGAAATGTTCACATTAATATGACAGGAGAGTCTGGATTCAGATCATCAAACACTAAACATGAATTTTTCTTTGGTTATACTCTTTCTGATCTGATGAATATTGTAACTTCAAATACTAGAAACACATACAATTATGTTGCTAATTGTATGATTAGAAATATTGCCCTAAGCTTTCTATCACCTAAAACAGGTAGAAACTTTGCTAATGAAAGATCTAATACAACTATTGTAGGTATTTCTGATGATGATACACCTTATCTTCAAGATAATGCCATAGTAAAAATAGATAGATATGAAAATGTTTATGTAATACAAAATGCTGATAAATCTGTTGATGAAGTAGTGAGAAGTTACCCACAAATAGCAGATAGACTTAATGCAACTATTACTGTCAAATCTGGTAATCAGTGCATAGTGGTAGGACATGGTGCACATGAAATATTTTACAGTAATCCAACGTGTGAAAATCATTTAATCGGTAATGGTGGTGAGAACACATATGTTATTGCTTCACCTTCTGAACAACAAAGTAACAATATACCTAAAGTTAATGTTTATAATGTTAATGAGAAAAATTCTGTAGATTCACTAGATTTACACAACGCAATAAAAGCATCAGAGAAATATCTAACAAAAAAATATAATGATTCACTTTCAGCAATAGAAATATCCCATAATGCTGATGTTTTTCAAGATGAAAATAACCTACTAATATTACTAAAAGTAAAGATAATTGAATTAGAGTCAAAAGGTTTTAGAAATTCTAATGTAATAATTGGACCTTACGAAAAGAGTATTATAACGGTAAAGTTAGTTAATGGAACACAGTGGTATCAAAAACTACATGTTTATTTAAATGATACTATACCTATGCAGCTTGAAAGTACGGGTGAAAATTGGAAGTTAAGTCCAATACTTAACTTAGAAGGTGTGAAAGTTATTCCTATTGATATTTTTAGATACTACAAACCGAATAATGAACAAGGTTTACAAATTTACCATAATCAACCTCAAAACAAACATCAAATTGGCATAGTAGATCTGAAAGATAAGTCTATATTAAATTGTGATATGCGGGTTATTGGTAGTAGCCTAACTTTATCATTTAAAGGTAGTACTATTGTAAAAGTAGAAAATTGGTTGGGCAGCCCAGAAGCAAGAGAAATGATATTTACTTTTAGTGATGCACTAATTTCTAATGCAAAGTGTGTAATTTCTATATGTGATCCACATGATATCATTGCAGAGTTTAAGCAAGAGAAAAGTAAGGTAAGCAACTTAGAAAACACCACACCACACCCAATAAGACGTAGACGTCATAAACATCACCACAGAGGTAATAATAGGCATCGTCGTGCAGTTGAGGTAGAAGATGTAACAAATGCAAAAGGAAGCTTAGAAAGAGCAGAAATATTAGCAGCAAAGAGCAGTGGTACTAAGCCAAAGTCATGGATAAATGAGGGTGTTGTATGGATGAAAGAATCAATAACTAATGCTTATGAAACAACTATGGATGTAATTAGTGGGTTGTTTAGTAAAGATAAAACATCTCAAAAGATGGAAAGTGCTACAAGATTTGAAGATATCAAGACATGGAACAAAGAGAATAATGAGCCATTTAATGGAAATGTAGAAGAAGAAACATCTCAAAATGTGGTAGGATTTTACGATGCAGTGTTGGGGAAATTAAATAAAGAAGATTTAAAAAGAATAGAAGATCTTTGCGAGGAAATAAAAGCTAATTTTGAACCATATAAAGACAGTGATATATATACATGCCTAAGAAATGTTGCTGAGCTTATAAAGGATAAATGTAATATAGATAATGATTATTTAAATAACTTATGTGCTAACAAGTTATTAGAGTCAATGAAAGAGCAAACTGATAACGTGAAACGATATAATATGCAAAAGCAAGGTGAATATATAAGAAATTTATACGATCAAGATCGTAATATCATACTACTGACTTATTTGTTAGGATGGTACAATAAGATAAAATCAAAAGATGAAGAAGATATACATGATGAAATACGTGAAGTAGCTTATAGAGTACTAAAAGAAGTAAAGGCATGCGAAACAATTACAGAGTTATCTATTCCTATAGTTATTACAGAAGACGATATATACACTGCAACTTTAGGAAAAATGATTATAAGTGGGAATATACAAAAAAATCAAATAGTTGAGACTTTGTTTTGTTCATTAGAAAACTTAATTGAGATAAAGTTGAAAGAGGATAAAAACAAAGAAGAATCAAGTAAAATCAAAGAATTTATGGAAACGTACAAAACAAATGTAATAATTGCTTTAGGTACGGTAGCTGACAATATTATCAATTATTACAATGCTAAATTCAGTGGAGAAGAAAAGTATTATTATAATAAACCATGTACTGCTATAAAGCCAAACAGCACACTAGAAGAAATTCAATCAGCCTATGAGACTGTTTTATCCAATGTTCCATCTGATAGAGATATAGTACTACCTAAATTATTCGGTAATAGTTTAAGTTTAATAGATACAAATAAACCTACAAGTAGCTTGCATGATATTTCTGTTATGAGTAGTAATATTACTCAAGTTAGGAGCTTTTAA
- a CDS encoding ankyrin repeat domain-containing protein: MHIAVLNNCENVVEILLQNNANINTQEEYDCTSLHLAVIKKESLRYY, translated from the coding sequence CTGCACATTGCAGTTTTAAATAACTGTGAAAACGTTGTAGAGATTCTTTTGCAAAACAATGCTAACATTAATACTCAAGAAGAATATGACTGTACGTCCTTACATCTTGCAGTAATTAAAAAAGAATCGTTGAGATATTATTAA